One genomic region from Amia ocellicauda isolate fAmiCal2 chromosome 4, fAmiCal2.hap1, whole genome shotgun sequence encodes:
- the cse1l gene encoding exportin-2 isoform X2, translating into MELNEANLQTLTEFLRKTLDPDPTVRRPAEKFLESVEGNHNYPILLLTLLEKSQDNVIRVCAAVTFKNYIKRNWRCVEDEPNKISDPDRTAIKANIVNLMLSSPEQIQKQLSDAISIIGREDFPQKWPDLLTEMVNRFQSGDFHIINGILRTAHSLFKRYRHEFKSNELWLEIKLVLDTFAQPLTELFKATIELCQTHANDINALKILFSSLTLISKLFYSLNFQDLPEFFEDNMETWMTNFHNLLTLDNKLLQTDDEEEAGLLELLKSQICDNAGLYAQKYDEEFQPYLPRFVTAIWNLLVTTGQEVKYDLLVSNAIQFLASVCERPHYKHLFEDQNTLTSICEKVIVPNMEFRTADEEAFEDNSEEYIRRDLEGSDIDTRRRAACDLVRGLCKFFEGPVTAIFSGYVNSMLTEYAKNPQANWKHKDAAIYLVTSLASKAQTQKHGITQANELVNLSEFFANHILPDLKSPNVNEFPVLKADAFKYVMIFRSQLPKEQLLLAIPLLVNYLQADSIVAHTYAAHALERLFTMRGPNNTTLITAAEMAPFTEQLLNNLFKALVLPGSSENEYIMKAVMRSFSLLQEAIVPYIPTLISQLTRKLLLVSKNPSKPHFNHYLFESLCLSVRITCKANPATVSSFEDALFPVFTEILQNDVQEFVPYVFQVMSLLLEMHSSNIPSSYMALFPHLLQPVLWERTGNIPPLVRLLQAYLQKGGSTIAGSAADKIPGLLGVFQKLIASKANDHQGFYLLNSIIEHMPPESITHYRKQIFILLFQRLQNSKTTKFIKNLNPIKHLWDVLTKQVRSMEAPPHILQNLQDLLLTSWCQIPQHTFRGLVESMARRVRAVLATKRGTYTILGRWS; encoded by the exons ATGGAGTTAAATGAAGCCAACTTGCAGACTCTCACAGAATTCCTGAGGAAAACTTTAGACCCGGATCCCACTGTGAGACGTCCAG CGGAGAAATTCCTCGAGTCTGTGGAAGGCAACCATAACTACCCTATTTTGCTGCTCACCCTTCTGGAGAAGTCCCAGGACAATGTTATCagagtgtgtgctgctgtgacGTTTAAGAACTACATCAAGAGAAACTGGCGCTGT gtaGAAGATGAACCAAATAAAATCTCTGATCCTGACAGGACAGCAATTAAAGCAAACATTGTGAATTTGATGCTCAGCAGCCCAGAGCAGATTCAGAAACAG CTCAGTGATGCCATTAGTATTATTGGGAGAGAAGACTTTCCTCAGAAGTGGCCTGATCTTTTGACTGAAATGGTGAACCGATTCCAGAGCGGTGACTTTCACATCATCAATGGAATCCTGCGGACGGCACATTCACTCTTCAAGAG GTATCGACATGAATTCAAGTCTAATGAGTTATGGCTGGAAATTAAACTTGTGCTTGATACTTTCGCACAGCCTTTGACTGAACTTTTCAAA GCAACCATTGAGCTCTGTCAAACCCATGCCAATGATATCAATGCTCTCAAGATCCTCTTCTCTTCACTGACCCTCATATCTAAGCTGTTCTATAGCTTAAACTTCCAG GACCTTCCAGAGTTTTTTGAAGACAATATGGAGACATGGATGACTAATTTCCACAATTTACTTACTTTGGATAACAAACTTCTCCAAACAGAT GATGAGGAGGAAGCAGGCCTGCTAGAGCTGCTGAAATCTCAGATCTGTGACAACGCTGGCCTGTACGCCCAAAAATACGACGAGGAGTTTCAGCCCTACTTGCCTCGTTTTGTCACCGCAATCTGGAACCTGCTGGTCACCACTGGCCAGGAAGTGAAATATGACCTG CTGGTGAGCAATGCTATTCAATTCCTGGCATCAGTCTGCGAGAGACCTCACTATAAACACCTGTTTGAAGACCAGAACACACTGACCAGCATCTGTGAGAAGGTCATTGTGCCCAACATGGAGTTCAGAA CTGCTGATGAGGAGGCCTTTGAAGACAACTCTGAAGAGTATATCAGGAGGGATCTGGAGGGTTCAG ACATTGACACAAGGCGAAGGGCAGCCTGTGATTTAGTGAGGGGTCTTTGTAAGTTCTTTGAGGGTCCAGTGACAGCCATTTTCTCTGGTTATGTGAACTCCATGCTCACAGAATATGCAAAGAACCCACAGGCTAACTGGAAGCACAAAGATGCTGCGATTTATTTGGTCACATCCTTGGCTTCCaaagcacagacacagaag CATGGAATAACTCAAGCCAATGAGCTGGTCAATCTATCAGAGTTCTTTGCAAATCACATCTTGCCTGATTTGAAGTCACCCAATG TGAATGAGTTTCCGGTGTTGAAGGCGGATGCTTTTAAATATGTCATGATCTTCAGGAGTCAG CTACCTAAAGAGCAGCTGCTGCTGGCCATTCCCCTCCTGGTGAACTATCTTCAGGCTGATAGCATTGTGGCTCACACTTATGCAGCACATGCATTAGAGAGGCTGTTCACAATGAGAGGACCAAACAACACCACCCT TATCACAGCAGCGGAAATGGCACCGTTTACAGAGCAGTTGTTGAATAACCTCTTCAAAGCCCTGGTGCTCCCTGGTTCTTCAGAGAATGAGTACATCATGAAAG CTGTCATGAGAAGCTTCTCACTTCTCCAGGAGGCCATTGTTCCCTATATCCCTACCCTCATCAGCCAGTTGACACGGAAGCTTCTCCTGGTCAGCAAG AACCCAAGCAAGCCCCACTTTAATCACTACCTGTTTGAGTCGCTGTGCCTGTCAGTGAGAATAACCTGCAAGGCCAACCCTGCGACAGTGAGCAGCTTTGAGGATGCGCTCTTCCCTGTGTTTACAGAGATCCTGCAAAATGATGTACAGG AATTTGTCCCCTATGTGTTCCAAGTGATGTCTCTGCTGTTGGAAATGCACTCCTCCAACATCCCCTCCTCCTACATGGCCCTGTTCCCACACCTCCTCCAGCCCGTCTTGTGGGAACGCACAGGTAACATCCCTCCCCTGGTCAGGCTCCTCCAGGCGTACCTACAGAAAGGGGGCAGCACAATCGCAGGCAGTGCTGCAGACAAAATA cCTGGTTTGCTAGGAGTCTTCCAGAAACTAATAGCATCAAAAGCAAATGACCACCAAGGCTTTTACCTCCTCAACAGTATCATAGAGCACATGCCACC GGAGTCCATTACTCATTATAGGAAGCAGATTTTCATCCTTCTCTTCCAGAGGCTTCAGAACTCTAAAACTACTAAATTTATCAAAA atctcaatccaatcaagcatctgtgggatgtgctgaccaaacaagtccgatcaatggaggccccacctcacatcTTACAGaacttacaggatctgctgctaacgtcttggtgccagataccacagcacaccttcagaggtctagtggagtccatggctcgacgggtcagggctgttttggcgaccaaaagggggacctacacaatattaggcaggtggtcataa
- the cse1l gene encoding exportin-2 isoform X1 — protein sequence MELNEANLQTLTEFLRKTLDPDPTVRRPAEKFLESVEGNHNYPILLLTLLEKSQDNVIRVCAAVTFKNYIKRNWRCVEDEPNKISDPDRTAIKANIVNLMLSSPEQIQKQLSDAISIIGREDFPQKWPDLLTEMVNRFQSGDFHIINGILRTAHSLFKRYRHEFKSNELWLEIKLVLDTFAQPLTELFKATIELCQTHANDINALKILFSSLTLISKLFYSLNFQDLPEFFEDNMETWMTNFHNLLTLDNKLLQTDDEEEAGLLELLKSQICDNAGLYAQKYDEEFQPYLPRFVTAIWNLLVTTGQEVKYDLLVSNAIQFLASVCERPHYKHLFEDQNTLTSICEKVIVPNMEFRTADEEAFEDNSEEYIRRDLEGSDIDTRRRAACDLVRGLCKFFEGPVTAIFSGYVNSMLTEYAKNPQANWKHKDAAIYLVTSLASKAQTQKHGITQANELVNLSEFFANHILPDLKSPNVNEFPVLKADAFKYVMIFRSQLPKEQLLLAIPLLVNYLQADSIVAHTYAAHALERLFTMRGPNNTTLITAAEMAPFTEQLLNNLFKALVLPGSSENEYIMKAVMRSFSLLQEAIVPYIPTLISQLTRKLLLVSKNPSKPHFNHYLFESLCLSVRITCKANPATVSSFEDALFPVFTEILQNDVQEFVPYVFQVMSLLLEMHSSNIPSSYMALFPHLLQPVLWERTGNIPPLVRLLQAYLQKGGSTIAGSAADKIPGLLGVFQKLIASKANDHQGFYLLNSIIEHMPPESITHYRKQIFILLFQRLQNSKTTKFIKSFLVFINLYSVKYGAIALQEIFDSIQPKMFGMVLEKIVIPEVQKVSGQIEKKICAVGITKVLTECPAMMDTDYTKLWTPLLQALIGFFELPEDDSIPDDEHFIDIEDTPGYQTAFSQLAFAGKKEHDPIGDAVSNPKILLAQSLHKLSTACPGRVPSMLSTSLNAEALQFLQGYLQAASVQLV from the exons ATGGAGTTAAATGAAGCCAACTTGCAGACTCTCACAGAATTCCTGAGGAAAACTTTAGACCCGGATCCCACTGTGAGACGTCCAG CGGAGAAATTCCTCGAGTCTGTGGAAGGCAACCATAACTACCCTATTTTGCTGCTCACCCTTCTGGAGAAGTCCCAGGACAATGTTATCagagtgtgtgctgctgtgacGTTTAAGAACTACATCAAGAGAAACTGGCGCTGT gtaGAAGATGAACCAAATAAAATCTCTGATCCTGACAGGACAGCAATTAAAGCAAACATTGTGAATTTGATGCTCAGCAGCCCAGAGCAGATTCAGAAACAG CTCAGTGATGCCATTAGTATTATTGGGAGAGAAGACTTTCCTCAGAAGTGGCCTGATCTTTTGACTGAAATGGTGAACCGATTCCAGAGCGGTGACTTTCACATCATCAATGGAATCCTGCGGACGGCACATTCACTCTTCAAGAG GTATCGACATGAATTCAAGTCTAATGAGTTATGGCTGGAAATTAAACTTGTGCTTGATACTTTCGCACAGCCTTTGACTGAACTTTTCAAA GCAACCATTGAGCTCTGTCAAACCCATGCCAATGATATCAATGCTCTCAAGATCCTCTTCTCTTCACTGACCCTCATATCTAAGCTGTTCTATAGCTTAAACTTCCAG GACCTTCCAGAGTTTTTTGAAGACAATATGGAGACATGGATGACTAATTTCCACAATTTACTTACTTTGGATAACAAACTTCTCCAAACAGAT GATGAGGAGGAAGCAGGCCTGCTAGAGCTGCTGAAATCTCAGATCTGTGACAACGCTGGCCTGTACGCCCAAAAATACGACGAGGAGTTTCAGCCCTACTTGCCTCGTTTTGTCACCGCAATCTGGAACCTGCTGGTCACCACTGGCCAGGAAGTGAAATATGACCTG CTGGTGAGCAATGCTATTCAATTCCTGGCATCAGTCTGCGAGAGACCTCACTATAAACACCTGTTTGAAGACCAGAACACACTGACCAGCATCTGTGAGAAGGTCATTGTGCCCAACATGGAGTTCAGAA CTGCTGATGAGGAGGCCTTTGAAGACAACTCTGAAGAGTATATCAGGAGGGATCTGGAGGGTTCAG ACATTGACACAAGGCGAAGGGCAGCCTGTGATTTAGTGAGGGGTCTTTGTAAGTTCTTTGAGGGTCCAGTGACAGCCATTTTCTCTGGTTATGTGAACTCCATGCTCACAGAATATGCAAAGAACCCACAGGCTAACTGGAAGCACAAAGATGCTGCGATTTATTTGGTCACATCCTTGGCTTCCaaagcacagacacagaag CATGGAATAACTCAAGCCAATGAGCTGGTCAATCTATCAGAGTTCTTTGCAAATCACATCTTGCCTGATTTGAAGTCACCCAATG TGAATGAGTTTCCGGTGTTGAAGGCGGATGCTTTTAAATATGTCATGATCTTCAGGAGTCAG CTACCTAAAGAGCAGCTGCTGCTGGCCATTCCCCTCCTGGTGAACTATCTTCAGGCTGATAGCATTGTGGCTCACACTTATGCAGCACATGCATTAGAGAGGCTGTTCACAATGAGAGGACCAAACAACACCACCCT TATCACAGCAGCGGAAATGGCACCGTTTACAGAGCAGTTGTTGAATAACCTCTTCAAAGCCCTGGTGCTCCCTGGTTCTTCAGAGAATGAGTACATCATGAAAG CTGTCATGAGAAGCTTCTCACTTCTCCAGGAGGCCATTGTTCCCTATATCCCTACCCTCATCAGCCAGTTGACACGGAAGCTTCTCCTGGTCAGCAAG AACCCAAGCAAGCCCCACTTTAATCACTACCTGTTTGAGTCGCTGTGCCTGTCAGTGAGAATAACCTGCAAGGCCAACCCTGCGACAGTGAGCAGCTTTGAGGATGCGCTCTTCCCTGTGTTTACAGAGATCCTGCAAAATGATGTACAGG AATTTGTCCCCTATGTGTTCCAAGTGATGTCTCTGCTGTTGGAAATGCACTCCTCCAACATCCCCTCCTCCTACATGGCCCTGTTCCCACACCTCCTCCAGCCCGTCTTGTGGGAACGCACAGGTAACATCCCTCCCCTGGTCAGGCTCCTCCAGGCGTACCTACAGAAAGGGGGCAGCACAATCGCAGGCAGTGCTGCAGACAAAATA cCTGGTTTGCTAGGAGTCTTCCAGAAACTAATAGCATCAAAAGCAAATGACCACCAAGGCTTTTACCTCCTCAACAGTATCATAGAGCACATGCCACC GGAGTCCATTACTCATTATAGGAAGCAGATTTTCATCCTTCTCTTCCAGAGGCTTCAGAACTCTAAAACTACTAAATTTATCAAAA GTTTTCTGGTGTTTATTAATCTCTACAGTGTGAAGTATGGAGCCATTGCTCTTCAGGAAATTTTTGACAGCATACAGCCGAA GATGTTTGGTATGGTCTTGGAGAAGATTGTCATTCCAGAAGTGCAGAAGGTCTCTGGTCAGATTGAGAAGAAGATCTGTGCTGTGGGCATCACCAAAGTGCTAACAGAGTGCCCTGCAATGATGGACACGGATTATACAAAGCTCTG GACTCCTTTGCTGCAAGCTCTTATTGGTTTTTTTGAGCTGCCTGAAGATGACAGCATCCCTGATGATGAGCACTTCATTGACATTGAGGACACTCCTGGCTACCAGACTGCTTTCTCCCAGCTGGCGTTTGCAGGGAAGAAAGAACATGACCCCATTGGCGATGCAGTCAGCAACCCCAAAATCCTCCTGGCACAGTCTCTGCACAAGCTTTCCACAGCATGCCCCGGGAGG gtACCTTCGATGCTTAGCACAAGCCTGAATGCTGAAGCACTACAGTTCTTACAAGGTTATCTCCAAGCAGCAAGTGTCCAGCTGGTGTAA